ATTATTTAACAAGCTAGCGGCCTTGCACACACTTGTGTCATAAAAAATATGCAGCTAAATTAAATAGTTTCTTCAAACACACATTAATAATCAAAGATCCAAGATCCAAACCTCATGCAAAAGAATCATCTCAAGAATTTCAAAATATCACAAAGATCCAACAAACAATGTATTATCTATCTCATCCATGACCCTGAAGGAGAAATCAAGAAACAGAACTTGTTTCTTGGGTTTTCAATTGTGTCTTACATCAAAAGTACATCGCTTGATGAAGATCGTCCAAAGATTCCAAAACCACTAAACGTTTTCTAACTTTAAAAGAATAAACGATCTTGAAGAAAAccaaatcaagaagatgctttgatATCCAGTAATCTCTGAAACCTCCAACTGTTATTATATGGCTGAAACTACGGTGACAATGTCGCTTTCTTGCGGCGGAGGAAGATTCAGATCTATCACACAACGACGGAGCTCCGGGAAATGTATCTTCTCCGGCTTCGTTTCTTCCGCTGCAAGAACATGTTTCTTCAGTTCAATCTCCCTCGTATCTCTCGATAGCATCATCAAACACATGGCCAAATCCTGTTCCGGAGAACCGTCGGAGACAGAACTCGCCGGTTCTTGAGACTCGTTCGAGTTAACATGACTCGTCTTCTGCTTCTTCCCCGACTCAAACACTCTCTTCTTACTCcttttcttcgtcttcttcttcttggaaaCCTCTGCTCTGCTCCGTTTCCGAACTGGGTCCACAGACTCAGGTTCGGTCTCGGTCTCGCTGTTGTAAGCGGTGGAAGACTCAGGATCCGGGTTGAAGACCCGGAAACTCTTCCTCGGGTTCTCTCGCAACCGGTAGACTAGAGTTTTACCGtctgaggaggaagaagaagaggagtaaACCGAGTCACTGAGTTTCTTCCGAGTGGGCGTGTGTGATGAGACCAAGTGGGACTTCATGTGACCACCGAGTGCTCTGCCATTACAGAAACTCTTGGAACAGAGCTTGCATTTGTGCTTCTGCATCTTCCAAAGAAGCAAGAACAGAACAAAAAGAAACCTTAAGAAgactttttaagttttatttgtcCCAGTTTTGCTTGAAGAGACTGTTGTAGAGAagagagagattgagagataGACGGAGAAGTTAATAAAGAGTAGGTAACAAGCATTCCtttctttttcacaaaacccCAAAATTAACAATAATGACGCTTTGGTCCATACGATAACTACTATTAATGATAGGcaaatataactttttttagttaGTTTTAGTAAAACATTTAAGAGAAAACCATACTACTTTTAATTCGACTGACAACGATAACCACTGAGTATAGAATCTTGAATTAATCcgaaatattgaaattttaatacGAAGTTTGTATGTATCGTGACTGGAATTATTCATGTTCTTacaaaaaaacaactaaaatgattatttgttttagtaaaaaattgttgggaaatctgtttttttagagcaaaaaaatggtaactatgtccctttagactaaattatactattttatgtcctattagactaattttttttcaaaatggcagtaatgcccttaaaattgtaatttaaaaaaaaaagatatatattgagttcgacaagggggatcgatcgatcccactttacaagttatagtggatcgatcgatcccgatcattattcaaaacaaaaaaaaatgcgaaatatatactgatcgacctggtctatttcactcgatcggcgaaggtcgatttacacagatcgaccgatctgtaagaatagatcgatcgatcccgtgccgaggaaaaaatcccaaatcgatttttttggttttgtatgattatatccggattgattcccacttgatttgaaccgaccaagcatgatttcaactctttaaactcgatttctctgggatgaaagtgaatattctcaaatattctcaaatatttgaatttctaaaaatgggaatttgaatttctaaaaataggacACGCCTCTTCAAGAATGTTCCATCGACAACAACCAGTAGCACccctttgaatttgaatttctaaaaataggatatttttctctgggatgaaagtgaatattctcaaatcgatttgtcgctttttttgttcctttttcgtttttttttttaaatcgatttttttaaaaaaatataagagtgaatattctcaaatattttgtttccatatttttaggaactgatttcttatccgtataatataactaatatgtagaaatcagtttctacagttttttagaattatagtaatgtttagaatttgatttctacatgttttagatttatagtaaatctgtagaagtcggtttctacatgttttagaattagattaatgtgtagattttgatttctaagaattttagaatggtaggttaagcgcggaatgtgtattctacatatttgtagaatactcctatttacgtagatcacgtattctaaacattgtagattcaatgaaaaaagtagatttcgttttctacttcgtagaatgtcatttctactttttagaacataatctgaaatttataattttaacttttttataactggaaaatataccattaagttcatataggtattttaacaaatgttactatttttccaaattttttttgtttgtaaaactatttattaaaattattttcataaatattaaagggtattataggaaaatatgacacaaaatatagattagtctaaaaggacatagttactattttttttgctaaaaaaacagttttcccaaAATTGTTTAAAAGATAGAAGAAAGGTGACAAGAAAGCACAAAAAGAAAGTTGTTGCTTTGCCTTTTATTGACTAGACACTTCTGAATGCATAGACAAGTTTAGAACCTTAATAAAGGATTtgcaaaaataaacaaaaaattaagattaaaaaaacttaacaaagtATGTGTGATGTGAATCATGTTTGTTGGGTTAGTTGAAAGATTTGACGATTTGTAATGGCAGAGTCGGTTGAAGCGTCGAGGTTGATATGATACAAACGGTTGTATTATTTAACGTTGATTTAATTGGACTTTGAGATTTAAATGCTGACtgtttaaacatttaaatagCTTGATCGCGATGAGCCGATGACTAATGAGTTTTAATACTAGTCAGAATCATTTAAACGAAACAAGCTAAATAAGCATCACGTCTATATAATTGTGAATAGATTGGTACCATCTAACATACGATGTTCGACCCAACGGTAAATGACTACACAATGATGATTGGAAAGGTCCACGTCTATTCTGAGCAATTCcaccttagtttttttttttgttggttttctGTATTGTTTTATTCTATGCtttattctgattttttttccaaaggAAAATTAATACAAAACTTTTAGTTCAGATTCAGAGAAATATATGTTATAATAGATTTCGTATTATCGAATTGCGAAGCCTAATTGAAGTTTGTTTCTGAATCCGatttcattagttttttttttttgaacgacaAACTTTCATTAGTTTATTTGacatgttttacatttttttaaaagatatgacATGTTTTGCATTCAATTCCAATTAGTCTAGCTGAAATGAGAATTACTGGCTGTCATTCTTTTGTTTGAGGCAGAGATTATTGATTATACTCATTACTCTCATTTCGAATGAAAGAATTAAGAGTATAAGACAAAACAACTTTGTCATGGGTTCAAGTATAATTAGTGGTGtcttaatattttgaattttcgaaCCGGGGATAGATATTGTTTTGTGACTGCAGTTTTAACTGATACCTCTTTTTCACTTTTTTAAGTAAATGGTTCATGTCTTCATGATAGATAGGCATTGTATTAGCATTGAATACTATAACAGAAAAGATGATTACCATTGGTTCGATGCTATAGTTTGGTTGGTTTCTTGGTTTTGTTTGGTTCTTAAAATCACAATTCTTATAACAAATGTGAGCGAATTTTTAATATACATCATCATGTTAGATTATAATGACAAAATGCTATCTGGTAACGATAGCTGCATCGGTGTATACGCTCGACCCTTCAAAATCACAATATAAATGACACTAGTTAATTTCGCTTCTCGTGTGTTCTCCAATTTATATAATTTGCGGATTCAAAATAGATGGTTTATAATTGTAACTTGTACTCGACTAGAAGATAACTATTTGTCGTAATGACTATAGTCACAGATTGTTTGTTCCATACACATCATTTGGATAAAAAGTAGTACTAAACAACATTAAGAGATCACAGACATCATGTACTTAAAAATTGAATACTGCATAGTCATCATACACTACACATACGCGCACAGGTATAGCAGGTAGACAAGAATGGACAAAATTGTTTACTATACGCATTGTAATCatggttttattaaaaaaataaagctgATCAAAGAACATATATATCACATTACCAAGAATAGAAAAGGCAAAGATATTCTGTTGTTGGAACTTTATAAATAGTTGAGTAAAGAAAAGGCTTACACAATGGAATATATAGTGTGAACTACTTAGCTTTTGCTTCAATCTCAATTTTCACCCAATACATAACTCTTCAGTgcgggaaaagaaaagaaaaactctgTGTgctgtaataaaaataatatgttaatctCGTCCAAATTAATCTACCGGAAGAAAATGCTTACCAATATTTAGAGCACGATCGGCAGTATATTAACACAggtttcaaaaatgaaaaagctTAACATAATGAAAAGTtaagagagaagaaagagaaaggTTCTAAACTAACAACTTTTGGATACGGTTTTCTGATTCATATACGCATGTGttagtactttttttttttcccgaaTTGAAATTCATTCATAATCGAAATACCAATATTCATACAAATGCTGGCAGCACAAACAAATAGCCCCAGAACCAAGAGCCCATAGGAAGCGGCTACTAGAACCCACACCGGAGTGACTTAAACCCACACCGGGGTGACTTGAGAAAATACACATGAAATCTAAAAGACAATAGAGACACATAACAAATTCATCTATGCATGAGCCAAAATAGAAAACCTACCAGGCTTTAGAACTAAGAAATGACCAATGATCGAGAATTACCGCTGCTGCCTATAGCCTGCCACCCGGTAATCTCCACTTCTGCATACCAGACTTATCGTTGCTGCCTCGCACGCCAACCGATAAGACCACACACCGGAGGCTTCATAACTCGACAAGGGGAACCGTTGCTCAGTCCACACATCTTGGATACATATACTTCTGAAAACCAAAGAAAGAAGCTCACCCAAACACCACAAATCTGAAGTCTTGCCAAACGAACTTCTCCAGAACCACTCACGAGAGAAGAACCAAATTGCAAGCAACCACTGGAAACCTTACCCTAGAAAAAAGACTGCTAAGTCACACTCACCAAGCACTTACTCCCTTGGCACAAAACGATCAAGACTCTCAAGCCCAAAGATACAAGAGCTCGACAACAATTTATATGACATAGACAAAGACACTGATAAGAAGTCAAACTGATACAGCAACATCAGGGAACATGACTGGGAAGCAACTAAGCGATTCGACTTGACATATAACCACATATCTGAACCCGCAAGCACATCCACTGCGAACCAAATCAAAGATCCGAGCCTGCATCAGTTACCCCAATCGAAACCCAACTCACCAGAGACTCAGATAAACCACATCCTAGACTAAACCTCGAACAAAGAAACCATCCAGAGACATTAGCTGCTACACTGAGGCTACGAAAAACAGAGATTCAACCCGGATCTTACCATCGAGCCTTAGCAACACTGAACGCCAAGGAGAACGCCTTTGAGCACCGAGAATGACGACAAGATCGGATCCAATTATAGAATCCCCCACTCAGATCTGACGATACCAAGCCGAAACCTTCAGAGGAGACATGAAAACGAGATACAACGCCGAAGACATAAATGAAACGGAGGGGCTGCTCCCGACGGCTGCGGCAGAGCCAACCGCCGGAGAGAAAGGGAACTAGGGTTTTGACTCTTTGTGATCACTTTGAGGTCATGTGTTAGTACTTTATTGGTCCTAATttttacagaaaaataaaaagtaaataaattattaaaataataatattttttttctttttgcaacTTCTATCAGTTGTAACCGATGGAGATGCTCTTAAAGGAACCGACGGGAACAACAAAACCCTCATGTTTCCACTAACACAGAAAGCATGATCCAAGAAAAATGTTTACACACTATATAAATCTCGCTTTTAATCACAAACGAAAATAttgcttttataaaaaaactttagaTTATGTATtcaaacattttatttaaatgttttcaaataaagcagcttgttttataatatattttagacctAAAGAAAGTTGTGACAACTATTCAAAATGATagatttttaaacaaaacaatcGTTATCCCTAAGATAAATCATGATAAAGTGCATTCTATTCTAAATATGTATTTGGGAGTGAATTTCGTTCAGTAGGTATCCACGACTTAGTTCAGGACACTGAACCAATTATCCAAGTAGAGTTATTTCATGACAATCTTCTCGTTTACTATTATTGTCCATGAGCTGCATGTGCATTACCATTTACCTAACGTAGTATGGCGctgtttacgtgtcgcgcgacctgtGACCTGCGACTAAGATTACATTTGTTTAtgtgtcgcgcgacctgcgactaaacttgcgacctgcgactaaaactatgtttgtttacgtgtcgcgcgacctgcaATCTGCGACCAGTCGcgcgatcaaaattttcttaatttttagtcgCTGTTTTTTCGGGCGACTTGAATGGAAACCCGTGACTGGTCGTGCGATCAGTCGCGCGacatcaaaacgaacaacaatcTGCGACTTGCGACATGCGACCAATCGCAGGTCGCATGTTACACGACAGCAGATCTGCGATCAATCGTAGGTCGCATGTTGTGCGATAGATAAACGAACAGGGCTTATAGCATAATGTGTATGCATCTAAAACCGTGTGGAAAACATCATTGTTCTGATTTGCTGAACTTGGCAGGCGCACTTATTTACGCCTACAACGAGTAGGAACGATGTCGTTAGGTGGCAATTGgatatgaaatttaaaaacttGAACCTGTAAAAAATAGACCATAATCAACAAATGTTCAAGAAAAAAAGaccataaataattttaatcaaGAAGAGGAGGGGAGAAGATAAATCAGCATACTTAGTTAAGAAAAATAGTATGCAAACTTTGGCTGTTCAACCCATATTACATGACAAATATATAAGTAAAGTGATAGTTCTGTtgtatatctaaaataaaatacataattcTATTCTATAAAGTAAAACTGATCTTACTTCTTCAAACATAACCAAACTAACATGAACATTAAGAAAACAAGACTTTAACGCAAGAGAGGCTTCTCAAGGTCAAACTCTGTTCTAacactttcttcttcatcttcttttacTTCATCTCCTTCTCCACACTCCTCTTTCCCTTTAGCCCAGAGAACGAAGTAGAGTCCTCCAAACATCAAGGCCATTCCCGCAAAGCTAATTTCACAAAGACAATTACAAGATAGAAGAAAATGACTTCTTTTAAAGGAGAAAAGGTGCAAAAAAATACCTTCCGAGGTTGAAACTATCATCCATGGAGAAAGCAGAGACAATAACACACACCACAGTTGCAATTGGACTAAAGAGAGACACAACCACTGGTCCTTTTCTCTTAATCACCCATGCATTGAAACTTAAACCTCCTCCACTCACCAACCCTCCCTACAAAACAAATTCTTAAACATTTTTCGACACGTTCATATGGTGCACATCATAATTGAGGATAAAGGGATAATGATAATAATGTACAATTCCCATATCTTAGGGATTTAGGCTAATCTAAAGTTTCCTATTCCTAGCTAGGTTATGCCATTcctatttgtatatataccCATCGTGTTTGATCAATACAAAGGGGgctttacattatattttatggtatcagagctgaagaTCTCTAAGACCTAATTTCTCTACTATCTTTCACCGTCAACCATCAAAACGATGGCTACGGATCATTCTACTTCTACTTCTACTAATATCCCTAACCCTACTCCTACTTCTACGCTCACGGACCTGTCACCCTACTACCTTCATCCATCTGATAACCCTGGAGCGTTGATTACTTCGGTTCTACTTACTCATGAGAACTACACAGAATGGTCGACTGAACTTCAGAATTCCTTACAGGCAAAGCGAAAAACGGGGTTCATAGGTGGAATAATTGTCAAACCAGAAACAGAACCAGACCTGTCTCGATGGCTAGCTGCAAACTCCATGATTGTCGGATGGATCCGTACATCAATTGACCCGAAGGTACGATCAACGGTTACACATGTTCCTGAGGCATACAAGCTTTGGGAAACGTTACGCTTCAGATTCTCTGTCAAGAATGGTACTCGCTTGCATCAGCTACAAGATGAGATTACGAATTGCAAGCAAGATGGGAAATCGGTTCTTGATTACTACGGTCGTCTCACAAAGTTGTGGGAAGAACTACAGAACATAAAGACATCTCGTCCATGCACCTGTGATGCCGCTGCAGACATAGAGAATGAAAGAGAAGATGCAAGGGTGCACAAGTTTCTCTTTGGCCTAGATGACTCGAGATTTTCCTCGATATGATCTCGTATCACAGATGAGGAACCGCTACCAGACCTCAATATTGTCTACTCTC
The window above is part of the Brassica napus cultivar Da-Ae chromosome C8, Da-Ae, whole genome shotgun sequence genome. Proteins encoded here:
- the LOC125591622 gene encoding zinc finger protein ZAT9-like; protein product: MQKHKCKLCSKSFCNGRALGGHMKSHLVSSHTPTRKKLSDSVYSSSSSSSDGKTLVYRLRENPRKSFRVFNPDPESSTAYNSETETEPESVDPVRKRSRAEVSKKKKTKKRSKKRVFESGKKQKTSHVNSNESQEPASSVSDGSPEQDLAMCLMMLSRDTREIELKKHVLAAEETKPEKIHFPELRRCVIDLNLPPPQESDIVTVVSAI